In the Enterococcus saigonensis genome, one interval contains:
- a CDS encoding AAA family ATPase has product MQPRTLRMKNFGPYLDETVEFGVFLDQGLFLVSGKTGAGKTTIFDGMTFALFGQTSGKLRSGKEMRSLFAKDTEETEVTFSFSHGGLLYEVIRRPEQEVAKKRGNGTTKRAGKTILTVYDEAGNEKRQYTKNVDQELYQLLHLTAEQFFKIIMLPQGEFRNFLIASSTDKEQVLRRLFDTEIYQNLQIWLKEQARSKSENIQAKQNQADALIDNFKWFKEAAVFPSLTEAKSAWEQDLTALTATITRQTEIVSELVVAKNKAEKQYYQAEEVKRSFDELDKLLLQEIELDAKKIAISKKETEKKWLLWLQEQMPLVNSIKLATAKVDLQADKLAIAKKEAGKNAQMLESWQEQREIIQTATTNLEETKKKLHSLEVKLPQAELLEEQTEKLLAQKKTSDKTQEKLVSINQDIAALQLSIFQKEQLTKKSDQWQTTMTALAKILQSVSDYEKLDKTQTSILEQLRLTRKEFIKIQAIKSKLETEVAEAKENYLLQKSNYAKAMIARLSLDLVAGEACPVCGATEHPNIMHQNMDLATVKESEAALNAAEEEKTNLTKELTRTVAKQEQLTEEQQKIEKSLSEINVEMAALKEKIKLDFSTWQTIEEKEDIFPVIASFYEQQERLGEEIQKAREEQTELKQKLDEQNNKLTHWTERYHEQINGLERFKGEVESLQTQVGKSNAAVLRQKIKTYTDLIAALNHQLQEDRIAGETLKATAKSYSAQIKEISGYHNEAIEEVMRLTQQLEVNLTRAPREFSKEQVMKLVVDEKRLDELTAEIQTYENKVFVLTEQKQKLQAKLKGKEMPQLAELATVYKKVQVQLSESQNRLLLLKEQQKDNQELLEKLNTLVSFHEKALSELAEIEQLSQVLSGKNMYKTSLERYVLQAYLAEILTLANVRLQQLTNGRYQFSLAEKSDGGRGQKGLDIDIYDDNAGQARRVQTLSGGESFIAALALALSLADVIQNRTGGIALDALFIDEGFGSLDEEALEMALEALSTLETEGRLIGIISHVPALKEKIGRQINVKTNGAGQSKITLNLA; this is encoded by the coding sequence ATGCAACCACGTACTTTGCGCATGAAAAATTTTGGACCCTATCTGGATGAAACAGTAGAATTTGGTGTTTTTTTAGATCAAGGACTGTTTTTAGTCAGTGGGAAAACTGGCGCAGGTAAAACAACGATTTTTGACGGGATGACTTTTGCTTTATTTGGGCAAACTTCTGGTAAACTTCGTAGTGGTAAAGAAATGCGTTCACTTTTTGCAAAAGATACAGAAGAAACAGAAGTCACTTTTTCGTTTAGTCACGGCGGACTTCTTTACGAAGTAATTCGGCGTCCTGAACAAGAAGTTGCCAAAAAGCGAGGCAATGGTACGACAAAAAGAGCTGGTAAAACGATTTTAACTGTCTATGATGAGGCTGGAAATGAAAAAAGACAGTATACCAAGAATGTCGACCAAGAATTGTATCAACTGCTACATTTAACTGCCGAGCAATTTTTTAAAATTATTATGCTACCACAAGGAGAATTCCGTAATTTTCTAATTGCTTCTAGTACCGATAAGGAACAAGTTTTACGGCGTTTATTTGATACAGAAATTTATCAGAATCTGCAAATTTGGTTAAAAGAGCAGGCAAGGAGTAAAAGCGAAAACATTCAAGCAAAGCAAAATCAAGCGGATGCTTTAATTGATAATTTTAAGTGGTTTAAAGAAGCCGCAGTATTTCCAAGCTTGACGGAAGCGAAGTCTGCTTGGGAACAAGATTTAACAGCTTTAACAGCAACAATCACTCGTCAAACAGAAATTGTTTCTGAATTAGTCGTAGCGAAAAATAAAGCCGAAAAACAATATTATCAAGCAGAAGAGGTAAAACGCAGCTTTGACGAATTAGATAAACTCTTATTGCAAGAAATTGAGCTAGATGCCAAAAAAATAGCTATAAGTAAAAAAGAAACTGAAAAAAAGTGGCTCTTATGGCTACAAGAACAAATGCCATTGGTGAATTCTATCAAGTTGGCAACAGCCAAAGTTGATCTTCAAGCAGATAAGCTTGCTATTGCAAAAAAAGAGGCAGGAAAAAATGCTCAGATGCTTGAAAGTTGGCAAGAGCAAAGAGAAATTATACAAACGGCAACGACAAATTTAGAAGAAACAAAGAAAAAACTCCATAGTTTAGAAGTGAAGTTACCCCAAGCGGAGCTGTTGGAGGAACAAACAGAAAAGCTTTTGGCTCAAAAGAAGACAAGTGATAAGACACAAGAAAAACTAGTAAGCATTAATCAGGATATTGCTGCTTTGCAGTTGTCTATTTTTCAAAAAGAGCAGTTAACTAAAAAGAGCGATCAATGGCAAACCACGATGACTGCACTAGCAAAAATCTTACAAAGTGTCAGTGATTATGAAAAACTAGACAAAACACAAACTTCTATATTAGAGCAATTGCGCCTAACAAGGAAAGAATTTATTAAAATACAAGCAATAAAAAGTAAACTAGAAACAGAAGTAGCAGAGGCAAAAGAAAATTATCTCCTCCAAAAAAGTAACTATGCCAAAGCAATGATTGCCAGATTAAGTTTAGATTTGGTTGCTGGCGAAGCTTGTCCAGTTTGTGGAGCAACAGAACACCCGAATATTATGCATCAGAATATGGACTTAGCTACAGTCAAAGAAAGTGAAGCCGCTTTAAACGCTGCTGAAGAAGAAAAAACAAATTTGACAAAGGAGCTTACGCGTACTGTTGCCAAACAAGAACAGCTGACAGAAGAACAGCAAAAAATAGAAAAGAGTCTCAGCGAAATAAACGTAGAAATGGCAGCTTTAAAAGAAAAAATTAAGCTCGATTTTTCCACTTGGCAAACAATTGAAGAAAAAGAAGATATATTTCCAGTAATTGCATCCTTTTATGAGCAACAAGAGCGTTTAGGTGAGGAAATTCAAAAAGCTAGGGAAGAACAGACTGAGTTAAAACAAAAACTAGACGAGCAAAATAATAAACTAACTCACTGGACAGAGCGCTATCACGAGCAAATTAACGGCTTAGAAAGATTTAAAGGGGAAGTCGAAAGCTTGCAGACCCAAGTGGGTAAAAGTAACGCTGCTGTTTTACGGCAGAAAATTAAAACTTATACAGATTTGATTGCAGCATTAAACCATCAATTGCAAGAAGATCGGATTGCTGGTGAAACACTGAAAGCTACAGCCAAAAGTTATAGTGCTCAAATTAAAGAAATAAGTGGTTATCATAATGAAGCAATAGAAGAAGTAATGCGCTTAACACAACAATTGGAAGTTAATCTCACACGTGCACCTCGAGAATTTTCTAAAGAACAAGTAATGAAACTAGTTGTCGATGAAAAGAGATTAGATGAACTAACGGCAGAAATTCAAACATACGAAAACAAGGTATTCGTTTTAACAGAGCAAAAACAAAAATTGCAAGCAAAGTTAAAAGGAAAAGAAATGCCGCAACTGGCGGAACTTGCAACCGTTTATAAAAAAGTTCAAGTGCAACTAAGTGAGAGTCAAAATCGTCTTTTGCTTTTAAAAGAGCAACAAAAGGATAACCAGGAATTGTTAGAAAAATTGAATACGCTCGTAAGTTTCCATGAAAAAGCATTATCAGAGTTAGCTGAAATAGAACAGTTAAGTCAAGTACTGAGTGGTAAAAATATGTATAAAACTAGTTTGGAACGCTATGTTTTACAAGCCTATTTAGCCGAAATTTTGACATTAGCTAACGTCCGTCTACAGCAGTTGACTAACGGGCGTTATCAATTTAGTTTAGCAGAAAAGTCAGATGGCGGTCGTGGGCAAAAAGGCTTGGATATTGATATTTATGATGACAACGCAGGACAAGCGAGACGAGTACAAACATTATCTGGTGGGGAAAGTTTTATCGCAGCGTTAGCATTAGCCTTGTCATTAGCAGATGTAATTCAAAATCGGACAGGCGGTATTGCTCTTGATGCACTATTCATTGATGAAGGTTTTGGCTCTTTAGATGAAGAGGCACTAGAAATGGCTTTAGAAGCTTTGAGTACGTTGGAAACAGAGGGACGACTCATTGGGATAATTAGTCACGTACCAGCTCTAAAAGAAAAAATTGGTCGACAGATAAATGTTAAAACAAATGGCGCTGGTCAAAGTAAAATTACATTGAATTTAGCTTGA
- a CDS encoding exonuclease SbcCD subunit D, whose translation MRFLHTADWHIGKKLNGFDLLTEQNAAIDQILLLALSEKVDAVVIAGDLYDRAVPAVDAVNLFNKKIVAFNLKNKLPLLAISGNHDSCERLNFGTPWFKQTNFYLHTELSEAFQPVELADTQFFLLPYFEPFSARLYFEDDSIKTLDVAMKKVIAEMQSHFKPDKKHVLVGHFFAAGSSTSESETKITVGGLDSVPTDLLAAFDYVALGHLHNHQALNHPTVQYSGAPLKYAISEEKQTKGVYIIDTSDFSRAFYPLQPLHDVHTLTASYEDLLAPAFYQKIVREDFLHIQLTDRSVIPNLMNQLRAIYPRLLGIERLNQLERENQLTKLQERAETPAEIVTDFFAEMTHEKLTDRQEKWLKRGFQAVEKLTENED comes from the coding sequence TTGCGTTTTTTACACACTGCAGATTGGCACATCGGAAAAAAATTAAATGGTTTTGATCTCTTAACGGAGCAAAATGCAGCTATTGATCAAATTTTATTGTTAGCTTTGTCAGAAAAAGTCGATGCAGTTGTAATTGCCGGCGACTTATACGATCGTGCAGTGCCAGCAGTGGATGCCGTTAATCTATTCAATAAAAAAATTGTTGCTTTTAACCTAAAAAATAAATTACCATTATTAGCAATTTCGGGTAATCATGATAGCTGTGAGCGTTTAAATTTTGGTACACCGTGGTTTAAGCAGACCAATTTTTATTTACACACAGAATTGTCAGAAGCGTTTCAACCGGTGGAATTAGCAGATACACAGTTTTTTCTCTTACCGTATTTTGAACCTTTTAGTGCACGGTTATATTTTGAAGATGACAGTATTAAGACGTTAGATGTCGCTATGAAAAAAGTAATCGCAGAAATGCAAAGCCATTTTAAACCGGATAAAAAGCACGTTTTAGTGGGACATTTTTTTGCAGCGGGTAGTAGTACAAGCGAGTCTGAAACAAAGATTACCGTGGGCGGTTTAGACAGCGTACCGACCGATTTGTTAGCGGCTTTTGATTATGTTGCTTTGGGACATTTGCATAATCATCAAGCTTTGAATCATCCGACAGTCCAATATAGTGGGGCTCCGTTAAAATACGCCATTTCAGAAGAAAAACAAACAAAAGGCGTTTATATTATAGATACGAGTGACTTTTCGCGTGCTTTTTATCCTTTACAACCGTTACATGATGTGCACACGTTAACAGCCAGTTATGAGGATTTATTAGCGCCAGCTTTTTATCAAAAGATTGTACGAGAAGATTTTTTACACATCCAGTTAACCGATCGTAGTGTTATTCCCAATTTGATGAACCAACTACGTGCCATCTATCCTCGCCTTTTAGGTATTGAGCGTTTAAATCAACTTGAAAGGGAAAACCAATTGACAAAGCTGCAAGAAAGAGCAGAAACGCCAGCTGAAATTGTTACAGATTTTTTTGCTGAGATGACGCATGAAAAGTTGACTGATCGGCAGGAAAAATGGTTAAAAAGGGGATTTCAGGCAGTAGAAAAATTAACCGAAAATGAAGATTAA
- a CDS encoding lysophospholipid acyltransferase family protein, protein MFFTMMRGIVRFLLFVLNGNSEFQNKAALPQNENYILVAPHRTWWDPLYMAVGARPKKFSFMAKEELFKNPILRFILLHANAFPVDRKKPGPSAIKTPVKLLKNSDLSLIMFPSGTRHATELKGGMALIAKMAKVKIVPCVYQGPLTFKDLLKRKKVTMRFGEPIDISDVKKIDKEGMAVVEKRIQTAFDQLDHAIDPNFKYIIK, encoded by the coding sequence ATGTTTTTTACCATGATGCGGGGAATTGTCCGCTTTTTATTATTTGTACTAAACGGTAATTCTGAATTTCAAAATAAGGCTGCGTTACCCCAGAATGAAAATTATATTTTAGTTGCACCTCATCGGACTTGGTGGGACCCTTTGTACATGGCAGTAGGCGCTAGACCGAAAAAGTTCAGCTTTATGGCCAAGGAAGAATTATTCAAAAATCCTATTTTGCGTTTTATTCTCCTTCATGCTAATGCTTTTCCAGTTGACCGCAAGAAACCTGGTCCCTCAGCGATTAAAACACCAGTGAAGCTATTAAAAAATTCAGATTTGAGTTTAATTATGTTTCCCAGCGGCACCCGACACGCAACGGAGTTAAAGGGTGGAATGGCTTTAATTGCTAAAATGGCTAAAGTTAAAATTGTTCCGTGTGTTTATCAAGGGCCACTGACCTTTAAAGATTTATTAAAACGAAAAAAAGTTACGATGCGATTTGGTGAGCCTATTGATATTAGCGATGTGAAAAAAATTGATAAAGAAGGCATGGCCGTAGTAGAAAAACGTATTCAAACAGCTTTTGATCAGCTGGATCACGCAATTGATCCAAATTTTAAATATATTATTAAGTAA
- a CDS encoding tRNA1(Val) (adenine(37)-N6)-methyltransferase — protein sequence MLNKNERIDALYAEGIKIIQSKDVFSFSIDAVLLANFPNIPKRGKIVDLCAGNGAVGLFVSHKTNAQIDQIEIQPRLADMAQRSIALNHLEEQLKVYELNLKDSLSVIKKDSVELVLCNPPYFKNLPTNEKNPNPHLAIARHEIHATLEDVIDVSSQMLKMNGRLALVHRPDRFLEILELMQDYRIAPKRVQFVYPKENKDANIVLVEGIKDGKKDGFKILPPLTVYSNTNEYTPAIKAMLYGQ from the coding sequence GTGTTAAATAAAAATGAACGTATTGACGCATTATATGCAGAAGGAATTAAGATTATTCAAAGTAAAGATGTCTTTTCCTTTTCTATTGATGCTGTCTTACTTGCCAACTTTCCCAATATCCCAAAACGAGGGAAAATCGTTGATTTGTGTGCCGGAAATGGCGCCGTCGGACTTTTTGTCAGTCATAAAACAAATGCCCAAATTGATCAAATCGAAATTCAACCGCGTTTAGCTGATATGGCACAGCGCAGTATTGCTTTAAATCATTTGGAAGAACAGTTGAAAGTTTATGAACTGAATTTAAAAGATAGCCTATCTGTCATCAAAAAAGATTCGGTGGAACTGGTCTTATGTAATCCACCTTATTTTAAAAATCTTCCTACTAATGAAAAAAATCCGAATCCTCATTTAGCTATTGCCCGCCACGAAATTCATGCGACACTAGAAGATGTCATTGACGTCTCTAGCCAAATGCTAAAAATGAATGGACGTTTAGCTTTAGTTCATCGACCAGATCGTTTTTTAGAAATTTTAGAATTAATGCAGGATTATCGTATTGCACCAAAACGCGTTCAATTTGTCTATCCAAAAGAAAATAAAGATGCCAATATTGTTTTGGTGGAAGGAATTAAGGATGGTAAAAAAGATGGATTTAAAATTTTACCACCCCTAACTGTCTATTCAAACACAAATGAATATACACCAGCTATTAAGGCGATGCTTTATGGCCAGTAA
- a CDS encoding GIY-YIG nuclease family protein: MASKHYFYVLLCHDNTFYAGYTTDLSRRLKEHNDGVGAKYTRLKKRRPLQMVHAEVFPDRSSATKAEAAFKKLSRLQKETYLKAHKEQNQLELNRL, from the coding sequence ATGGCCAGTAAGCATTATTTTTACGTCCTCTTATGCCATGATAATACTTTTTATGCTGGCTATACGACAGATTTATCCCGCCGGTTAAAAGAGCACAACGACGGCGTAGGAGCCAAATATACTCGGTTAAAAAAAAGACGCCCGCTACAAATGGTCCACGCAGAAGTTTTTCCTGATCGCAGTAGTGCAACTAAAGCTGAAGCTGCCTTTAAAAAATTAAGTCGTCTTCAAAAAGAAACTTATTTAAAAGCGCATAAAGAACAAAACCAACTTGAATTAAATCGTCTATAA
- the crcB gene encoding fluoride efflux transporter CrcB: MRMLLVGFGAALGAMARFAINRFFEKRPHPYPWATQIINLTGAFILGIFSGLHLNDSLYLFLGTGMMGGYTTFSTFNFELLTLWQAKPKLFYRYFAVSYGGGLFLSFLGVLVGSFGQ; this comes from the coding sequence ATGAGGATGCTGCTAGTTGGTTTTGGTGCTGCGCTAGGAGCAATGGCACGTTTTGCTATCAATCGTTTTTTTGAAAAAAGACCACATCCTTATCCGTGGGCAACGCAAATTATTAATTTGACAGGTGCTTTTATCTTAGGGATATTTTCTGGTCTTCATTTAAACGATTCCCTTTATTTATTTTTAGGAACGGGCATGATGGGCGGATATACAACGTTTTCTACTTTTAATTTTGAGTTGTTAACTTTGTGGCAGGCAAAGCCCAAACTTTTTTATCGTTATTTTGCAGTTTCTTATGGTGGAGGCTTATTTTTAAGCTTTCTTGGTGTTTTAGTAGGGAGTTTTGGACAATAA
- a CDS encoding fluoride efflux transporter FluC: MDYLIVAFFAFFGGNARYLLGLSLPAVSGFPLGTLVANLLGCFLFSWLVKHIMADQNLNGRLILGVGTGFFGAFTTFSSFALDTIKLFETNILLAFLYLVLSVFGGILMAYLGEKVWRPKPHKEDLA; this comes from the coding sequence GTGGATTACTTAATTGTTGCTTTCTTTGCTTTTTTTGGAGGCAATGCGCGCTATTTATTGGGTTTAAGTTTACCCGCAGTCAGTGGGTTTCCTTTAGGAACTCTAGTCGCCAATTTATTGGGTTGTTTTTTATTTAGTTGGCTAGTAAAGCATATTATGGCCGATCAAAATCTTAATGGACGGTTAATTCTAGGCGTTGGGACTGGTTTTTTTGGTGCTTTTACAACATTTTCTTCCTTTGCTTTAGATACGATAAAACTTTTTGAAACAAATATTTTATTGGCGTTTTTGTATTTAGTTTTATCTGTTTTCGGAGGGATTTTAATGGCCTATCTGGGAGAAAAAGTATGGCGACCAAAGCCACATAAGGAGGACTTGGCATGA
- the efp gene encoding elongation factor P: protein MIAASDLRAGMTFVQDGKLIKVLDASHHKPGKGNTVMRMKLRDVRTGATYDTTLRPDEKFEKAHIDTKPVQYLYTMDDTAFFMDLETYEQYEIPVETIEEEMKYLLENMEVKIQFFGSEVIGVQLPTTVVLVVAETQPSIKGATVTGSGKPATMETGLVVNVPDFIEAGESLEINTAEGTYLKRAK from the coding sequence ATGATTGCAGCAAGTGATTTACGGGCAGGGATGACATTTGTCCAAGACGGAAAATTGATTAAAGTTTTAGATGCGAGTCATCATAAACCGGGTAAAGGTAATACAGTAATGCGAATGAAACTTCGTGATGTTAGAACAGGTGCGACGTATGATACAACTTTACGACCTGATGAAAAATTTGAAAAAGCTCACATCGACACAAAACCTGTCCAATATTTATATACGATGGATGATACCGCATTTTTCATGGATTTAGAAACTTATGAACAATATGAAATTCCAGTTGAAACCATCGAAGAAGAAATGAAATATTTATTAGAAAATATGGAAGTTAAAATCCAATTCTTCGGCTCAGAGGTAATTGGAGTACAATTACCAACGACTGTTGTTTTAGTTGTTGCAGAAACACAACCTTCAATTAAAGGTGCCACTGTAACAGGATCTGGTAAACCCGCTACGATGGAAACAGGACTAGTTGTTAACGTGCCAGATTTTATTGAAGCTGGTGAAAGTTTAGAAATTAATACAGCAGAAGGTACTTACCTTAAACGTGCTAAATAA
- a CDS encoding cation diffusion facilitator family transporter, with product MEKEQGQGMMAVIAALIANILVAISKFVGYLLSGSAAMLNESIHSVVDCSNQALLLIGDKRAARPVSQLHQFGEGRAKYFFSTIVAMMLFFGGGALGVMEAMEKIFHPAHEVGNQWLVIGILIFGMIVEGSSLRIAFKEIKELNEEKLPLFHFLRESRHSEILIIFTEDFCAVIGLLLALGGTILTMLTGNALFDALSGLLIGLLLMFAAVFLAREFYSLIIGESVTANDLKKIKAAFSRSEVKRLIDIKTVHLGPTEIMIAAKIDIIDEEEAHSYTVVNMIEEEIRRNLPDKKVYIYIETDEYDPNYIRK from the coding sequence ATGGAAAAAGAACAAGGTCAGGGAATGATGGCTGTGATTGCGGCTTTAATTGCCAATATTTTAGTAGCAATCAGCAAATTTGTCGGCTATTTATTAAGTGGTAGTGCCGCAATGTTAAACGAGAGTATTCATAGTGTTGTGGATTGTAGCAATCAGGCATTACTTTTAATTGGTGATAAGAGAGCCGCGCGTCCAGTTAGCCAATTGCATCAATTTGGTGAAGGACGTGCAAAATATTTTTTTAGTACTATTGTTGCGATGATGCTTTTCTTTGGTGGCGGAGCTTTGGGTGTAATGGAAGCGATGGAAAAAATTTTTCATCCTGCCCATGAAGTTGGCAATCAATGGCTTGTCATTGGTATTTTAATTTTTGGGATGATCGTAGAGGGCAGTTCACTAAGAATAGCATTTAAAGAAATTAAAGAATTAAATGAAGAGAAGTTGCCATTGTTTCACTTTTTGAGAGAAAGTCGCCATAGTGAAATTTTAATTATCTTTACTGAAGATTTTTGTGCAGTTATTGGTTTATTGTTAGCGTTAGGCGGAACTATTTTGACCATGTTAACAGGCAATGCGTTATTTGATGCGTTGAGTGGGTTGTTAATTGGGCTGTTGTTAATGTTTGCCGCTGTCTTTTTAGCCCGTGAATTTTATAGTTTGATTATCGGTGAAAGTGTTACTGCTAATGATTTGAAAAAAATTAAAGCAGCATTTTCTCGTTCGGAAGTAAAACGTCTGATTGATATTAAGACTGTTCACTTGGGGCCAACAGAAATTATGATTGCAGCTAAAATTGATATTATTGATGAAGAAGAAGCTCATAGCTATACTGTGGTAAATATGATTGAAGAAGAAATTCGACGAAATTTACCTGATAAAAAAGTCTACATTTATATTGAAACGGATGAATATGATCCCAACTACATTCGAAAATAA
- a CDS encoding DUF2075 domain-containing protein — protein sequence MMETFTSSFLLPSYAQLDQNQQKIITKIVDFSIKNSRQSQTTVFVLSGEAGVGKSIVLASAFEKIQKLSRQDGTAFSTFDNKLLVNHNEMLKIYQEFATKSRYLYKKDFTKPTPFINLYQKKNKKADIVMIDEAHLLLTKSDPFNKFQQQNQLIEILKLARVVILVFDFAQIIKLKSYWQQDWLKTLLQDYPTQYCHLNQQYRLQNPQINTWINAFLQGQLKPKPATKNFELEFFADGIPLYEKIKAKNQEFGLSRLLATTDFPFTVFDDKMWFVSAGKLKLPWDKINFTDRPWAERPETINEVGSIYTIQGFDLNYAGVILGPSVKYNEEKQEVYIDSSLYEDHEAFKKRNDLPPSSLAKAKNEIVMNSINILLKRGKYGLYIYATDPVLRQHLLALN from the coding sequence ATTATGGAGACATTTACTAGCAGTTTTTTACTGCCCTCGTACGCTCAATTAGACCAAAATCAACAAAAGATAATAACAAAAATTGTAGATTTCAGTATCAAAAATAGTAGGCAATCTCAAACAACTGTCTTCGTTTTAAGTGGTGAAGCAGGTGTGGGAAAAAGCATTGTTTTAGCGAGCGCTTTTGAGAAAATACAAAAATTAAGTAGACAAGACGGTACAGCATTTTCTACTTTTGATAATAAATTACTCGTAAACCACAACGAAATGTTAAAAATTTATCAAGAGTTTGCGACAAAATCTCGTTATTTATACAAAAAAGATTTCACGAAACCAACACCTTTTATTAACCTGTATCAAAAAAAGAATAAGAAAGCTGATATTGTCATGATTGACGAGGCCCACTTACTTTTAACTAAATCTGATCCTTTTAATAAATTCCAACAGCAAAATCAATTGATAGAGATTTTGAAGTTAGCAAGAGTCGTAATTTTAGTTTTCGACTTCGCTCAGATAATAAAATTAAAAAGTTATTGGCAACAAGATTGGCTAAAAACACTACTACAAGATTATCCTACGCAGTACTGTCATTTAAACCAACAGTATCGACTACAAAATCCTCAAATCAACACTTGGATTAATGCATTTCTTCAAGGTCAATTAAAACCAAAGCCGGCAACCAAAAACTTTGAACTTGAATTTTTCGCTGATGGTATCCCTCTTTACGAAAAAATCAAAGCAAAAAATCAGGAGTTTGGCCTATCGCGCCTGCTAGCAACAACTGATTTTCCTTTCACTGTTTTCGATGATAAGATGTGGTTTGTTAGCGCGGGAAAATTAAAGCTACCGTGGGATAAAATAAATTTTACCGATCGCCCTTGGGCGGAGCGACCCGAAACGATTAATGAAGTTGGATCAATTTATACTATCCAAGGATTTGACTTAAATTATGCCGGCGTTATTTTAGGACCCAGTGTAAAATACAATGAAGAAAAGCAAGAAGTTTATATTGATAGTAGCCTTTACGAAGATCATGAAGCGTTCAAAAAAAGAAACGATTTACCCCCATCTTCATTAGCAAAAGCAAAAAACGAGATTGTCATGAACTCTATCAATATTTTATTAAAACGAGGAAAATATGGTTTATATATTTATGCCACTGATCCAGTATTAAGGCAACATTTACTTGCTCTAAACTAA
- a CDS encoding CPBP family intramembrane glutamic endopeptidase, which translates to MKAKWERRDWLGLIILPLELLIGNNLTRIPFFKENPFYFLIGVIVINVLAFLTLITLYKSDLKTQWKEYRQHLWRNLLLAIVLVVASHLLIQFVRDALPANLMKIPADTSGETVSQNDFQGNLQLVALFLAALPSFIAPFSEELVFRYLLVGKSPNTLIRIMMLFVQAVLFGLIHYANFNGNLYATIPYMAVGFFFGLIYLVYRNIWGSLIVHWIFNSINQMIPTLFIIILTLLGIAK; encoded by the coding sequence ATGAAAGCAAAGTGGGAAAGAAGAGATTGGTTGGGTTTGATTATTTTGCCTTTGGAGTTGTTAATTGGTAATAATCTGACACGAATTCCTTTTTTTAAAGAAAATCCGTTTTATTTTTTAATTGGTGTAATTGTGATTAATGTGTTGGCATTTCTCACGTTAATAACCTTGTATAAATCAGATTTAAAAACACAATGGAAAGAATACCGGCAGCATTTATGGCGAAATTTATTATTGGCTATTGTTCTCGTAGTTGCTAGTCATTTATTGATTCAATTTGTTAGAGACGCTTTGCCAGCCAATTTAATGAAAATTCCAGCGGATACTTCTGGAGAGACGGTATCCCAAAATGATTTTCAAGGGAACTTACAGTTAGTAGCCTTATTTTTAGCCGCGCTGCCTTCGTTTATTGCCCCATTTTCTGAAGAGTTAGTATTTCGCTATTTATTGGTAGGGAAATCACCTAATACTTTAATTCGAATCATGATGCTTTTTGTTCAAGCTGTTTTATTTGGTTTGATTCATTATGCTAATTTTAATGGTAATCTTTATGCAACGATTCCGTATATGGCAGTAGGCTTTTTCTTCGGGTTAATCTATTTGGTGTATCGCAATATTTGGGGTTCACTGATTGTCCACTGGATTTTCAATTCTATTAATCAAATGATTCCAACATTATTTATTATTATTTTGACCTTATTAGGAATTGCAAAATAA